A window of Gadus chalcogrammus isolate NIFS_2021 chromosome 16, NIFS_Gcha_1.0, whole genome shotgun sequence contains these coding sequences:
- the actmap gene encoding actin maturation protease isoform X1 gives MYTLVTSEEPQESLNTSMEVPMPPPPPPPPPPPPPAPKEPQPTQKKLYQAIAEGRRPVEGDHAEARLLLTQRESSFRKDLQWILFNKYVPSLIQDGPQCGLVALWMAADLRQPARPVAMEIIVETALKRGYTAQGEMFSARDMALLAGEVCGCRADLLTGGMGGANAAAIVAHLRAGKPVLIPYDEDFNHEPCQRGGHRAHWAVASGVLLGVHSVCRDHAQPDPSLPWLHLAGGPGAPHPPTEAPPREVYILAKQGKSLRYQLWRLETVAESNGQLREMDPKRSGDGARYVVPEGGVGDGLAGQVVLLHPGTLAP, from the exons ATGTACACTTTAGTCACTTCAGAGGAGCCCCAGGAATCACTAAACACTTCGATGGAAGTGCCCatgccaccacctccacctccaccaccaccacccccacccccagctccCAAAGAACCACAGCCCACCCAGAAGAAGCTGTACCAGGCCATAGCAGAAGGCAGACGGCCAGTGGAGGGCGACCACGCCGAAGCCCGCCTGCTTCTCACCCAGAGGGAGAGCAG TTTTAGGAAAGATCTCCAGTGGATCTTATTCAACAAGTACGTGCCGTCGCTCATCCAGGATGGCCCACA GTGCGGTCTGGTGGCCTTGTGGATGGCAGCCGACCTGCGTCAGCCCGCGCGCCCGGTCGCTATGGAGATCATCGTCGAGACGGCGCTGAAAAGGGGGTACACCGCCCAGGGGGAAATGTTCTCAG CCCGGGACATGGCCCTGCTGGCGGGGGAGGTGTGTGGCTGTCGGGCCGACCTCCTGACCGGAGGGATGGGCGGGGCCAACGCCGCGGCCATCGTGGCTCACCTGCGCGCTGGGAAGCCGGTCCTCATCCC ATACGATGAGGACTTCAACCACGAGCCGTGCCAACGCGGTGGGCACAGAGCGCACTGGGCAGTGGCCTCCG gcGTCCTCCTGGGGGTCCACAGCGTGTGCAGAGACCACGCCCAGCCGGACCCCTCCCTGCCCTGGCTCCACCTGGCcggcggccccggggccccccacccccccacggAGGCCCCCCCCAGAGAGGTCTACATCCTGGCCAAGCAGGGCAAGAGCCTGCGCTACCAGCTGTGGCGTCTGGAGACGGTGGCGGAGAGCAACGGCCAGCTGAGGGAGATGGACCCCAAGAGGAGCGGGGACGGGGCGCGCTACGTGGTCCCCGAGGGCGGGGTGGGGGACGGGCTGGCAGGCCAGGTGGTGCTGCTCCACCCAGGGACCCTGGCGCCGTGA
- the itpkcb gene encoding inositol-trisphosphate 3-kinase Cb: MGQTRSTTTANSMGQTRSCPHHPAAAPGEAAEPAPRCRVRRSEPGAERLEDLIDSQSENNIARLENQQVGSRSQEDRVAFIRGSENHRNHEKEKLPEDECCVSGIGTKHTASGVEDTQDGVNNVRVAQDVLRGADSLGLDLRVRDQRCGEPRNNRTDHDSNPPPKAMESKPLGNHIQGPDTSEAGAVSGSYLNRASVLVSGRERTSAGLGSFSAEPSARTSDHTPDTMTKTNFCSVPCQTMPANDQITPCAVKSAPRKDSDYLQSPSGGGQSFPGTIPKLIITREPSPSRSQGSPPSYTGLGLGGSGYELQPDEESPCSDSGCGGSPALIRSPRKLSNSSSVCLSSASSFEESEDDFTASDIESSLSPGLCNSMGSPDDGTCNKPWQKIKTMVHWSPFVVSFKKRYPWVQLAGHAGNFQEGEYGRLLKRFCACEQQCLQKLMGDVLRPHVPGYHGVVQRDQQDYNLMDDLLADFDSPSIMDCKMGSRTYLEEELSKAQERPRLRKDMYEKMVEIDPGAPTEQERAQQGVTKPRYMQWRETISSTTTLGFRIEGIKKADGTCNTSFKTTRHLQKVKQALEDFVDGNIQILELYLQRLKELRSVLETSEFFRTHEVVGSSLLFVHDATGNARVWMIDFGKTAPLPSPQTLDHRTPWAEGNREDGYLWGMDNLIDVFSSVMSPSP, encoded by the exons ATGGGACAAACGCGCTCCACTACTACGGCGAACAGTATGGGACAAACGCGCTCCTGCCCGCACCACCCCGCCGCCGCTCCGGGTGAAGCAGCAGAGCCAGCCCCGCGGTGTCGAGTCCGCAGGTCTGAACCTGGTGCGGAGCGACTGGAGGATCTCATCGACTCTCAATCGGAGAACAACATCGCGCGTTTAGAGAACCAGCAGGTCGGCTCTAGGAGCCAAGAGGACCGAGTAGCTTTCATACGCGGTTCGGAGAATCATCGAAACCACGAGAAGGAAAAGTTACCGGAGGATGAGTGTTGCGTGTCGGGGATCGGAACGAAGCATACGGCCTCGGGTGTGGAGGATACCCAGGACGGTGTGAACAATGTGCGTGTAGCCCAGGACGTGTTGAGGGGAGCCGATTCTCTCGGTCTTGATCTACGAGTCAGGGACCAGCGGTGTGGGGAACCCAGAAACAATAGGACGGACCATGACTCCAACCCCCCTCCGAAGGCCATGGAAAGTAAGCCACTGGGAAACCACATCCAGGGTCCTGATACCTCCGAGGCCGGGGCAGTCTCTGGCTCATATCTAAACCGAGCCTCGGTGCTCGTCTCGGGCAGGGAGCGGACCTCGGCTGGGCTCGGCTCGTTTTCGGCCGAACCTTCGGCCCGAACGAGCGATCACACGCCCGACACCATGACCAAAACTAACTTCTGTTCCGTTCCTTGTCAGACTATGCCCGCAAACGACCAAATCACCCCGTGTGCGGTTAAATCCGCTCCACGGAAAGACTCGGATTACCTTCAGAGTCCCTCGGGAGGAGGCCAAAGTTTCCCCGGTACTATTCCTAAGCTGATCATCACCAGGGAGCCCAGTCCCAGCCGGTCGCAGGGCTCCCCACCCTCCTACACCGGGCTGGGGCTCGGCGGTTCGGGCTACGAGCTACAGCCGGACGAGGAGTCGCCCTGCTCGGACAGCGGCTGCGGGGGGTCGCCGGCGCTCATCCGCTCCCCTCGGAAGCTGTCCAACAGTTCTTCCGTCTGCCTGTCGTCAGCCTCGTCGTTCGAGGAATCAGAAGATGACTTCACCGCCAGTGACATCGAGTCCAGTCTCTCTCCAGGCCTGTGCAATTCGATGGGCAGCCCGGACGACGGgacgtgt AACAAGCCCTGGCAGAAGATCAAGACCATGGTACACTGGTCCCCCTTCGTTGTGTCCTTCAAGAAGCGTTACCCGTGGGTGCAGCTGGCCGGCCACGCAG GGAACTTCCAGGAGGGGGAGTACGGGCGGCTGCTGAAGCGCTTCTGTGCGTGCGAGCAGCAGTGCCTCCAGAAGCTGATGGGCGACGTGCTGCGGCCGCACGTGCCCGGGTACCACGGCGTGGTGCAGCGCGACCAGCAGGACTACAACCTCATGGACGACCTGCTGGCCGACTTCGACTCGCCCTCCATCATGGACTGCAAGATGGGCAGCAG GAcctacctggaggaggagctgagcaaGGCCCAGGAGAGGCCACGCCTGAGGAAGGACATGTACGAGAAGATGGTGGAGATCGACCCCGGGGCCCCCACGGAGCAGGAGAGGGCCCAGCAGGGGGTCACCAAGCCCCGCTACATGCAGTGGAGGGAGACcatcagctccaccaccacgctGGGCTTCCGGATCGAAGGCATAAAG AAGGCGGATGGGACCTGTAACACCAGCTTTAAGACCACCAGACACCTGCAGAAGGTGAAGCAGGCCCTGGAGGACTTTGTGGACGGAAACATTCAGATCCTG GAGCTCTACCTGCAGAGGCTGAAGGAGCTCCGCTCGGTGCTGGAGACGTCCGAGTTCTTCAGGACGCACGAG GTGGTGGGCAGCTCGCTGCTGTTCGTCCACGACGCGACGGGGAATGCGCGCGTCTGGATGATCGACTTCGGGAAGACGGCGCCGCTGCCGAGCCCCCAGACCCTGGACCACCGCACCCCCTGGGCGGAGGGCAACCGGGAGGACGGCTACCTCTGGGGCATGGACAACCTGATCGACGTCTTCAGCAGCGTGATGTCCCCCTcgccctga
- the snrpa gene encoding U1 small nuclear ribonucleoprotein A: protein MAAPDVRLNHTIYINNLNEKIKKDELKKSLYAIFSQFGQILDILVAINLKMKGQAFVIFKEVNSASNALRSMQGFPFYDKPMRIQYAKLDSDIIAKMKGTFVERDRKKEKRKVKGAEGPGGKKGVPGAAVALGPGGAGAMPGMPPMSQAPRMMAMPGQPPYMPPPGMMPPPGMAPGQMPPGSMPPGQMMPGQMPGQMPQQIAENPPNHILFLTNLPEETNELMLSMLFNQFPGFKEVRLVPGRHDIAFVEFDNDVQAGAARDALQGFKITQTNAMKISFAKK, encoded by the exons ATGGCGGCCCCGGACGTGCGACTCAACCATACTATCTACATCAACAACCTGAACGAGAAGATCAAGAAAGATG AGTTGAAGAAGTCCCTGTACGCCATCTTCTCGCAGTTCGGGCAGATCCTGGACATTCTGGTGGCAATAAACCTGAAGATGAAGGGGCAGGCCTTTGTGATCTTCAAGGAGGTCAACAGCGCCTCCAACGCGCTGCGGTCGATGCAGGGATTCCCCTTCTACGACAAACCCATG CGAATCCAGTACGCCAAACTCGACTCTGACATCATCGCCAAGATGAAGGGGACCTTCGTGGAGCGCGACCgcaagaaggagaagagaaaggtCAAGGGGGCAGAGGGCCCCGGGGGCAAGAAGGGCGTGCCGGGGGCCGCCGTGGCCCTGGGCCCCGGGGGAGCCGGTGCCATGCCG GGGATGCCTCCCATGAGCCAGGCACCACGCATGATGGCCATGCCCGGCCAGCCACCCTACATGCCTCCCCCAGGGATGATGCCTCCGCCTGGGATGGCCCCTGGCCAGATGCCCCCTGGGTCCATGCCCCCGGGCCAGATGATGCCCGGACAGATGCCTGGTCAGATGCCGCAGCAG ATCGCGGAGAACCCTCCCAACCACATCCTGTTCCTCACCAACCTGCCGGAGGAGACCAACGAGCTCATGCTGTCCATGCTCTTCAACCA gttcCCGGGCTTCAAGGAGGTGCGGTTGGTCCCCGGGCGCCACGACATCGCCTTCGTGGAGTTTGATAACGACGTGCAGGCGGGGGCCGCCAGAGACGCCCTGCAGGGCTTCAAGATCACGCAGACCAACGCCATGAAGATCTCCTTCGCCAAGAAGTAG
- the actmap gene encoding actin maturation protease isoform X2: MEVPMPPPPPPPPPPPPPAPKEPQPTQKKLYQAIAEGRRPVEGDHAEARLLLTQRESSFRKDLQWILFNKYVPSLIQDGPQCGLVALWMAADLRQPARPVAMEIIVETALKRGYTAQGEMFSARDMALLAGEVCGCRADLLTGGMGGANAAAIVAHLRAGKPVLIPYDEDFNHEPCQRGGHRAHWAVASGVLLGVHSVCRDHAQPDPSLPWLHLAGGPGAPHPPTEAPPREVYILAKQGKSLRYQLWRLETVAESNGQLREMDPKRSGDGARYVVPEGGVGDGLAGQVVLLHPGTLAP, encoded by the exons ATGGAAGTGCCCatgccaccacctccacctccaccaccaccacccccacccccagctccCAAAGAACCACAGCCCACCCAGAAGAAGCTGTACCAGGCCATAGCAGAAGGCAGACGGCCAGTGGAGGGCGACCACGCCGAAGCCCGCCTGCTTCTCACCCAGAGGGAGAGCAG TTTTAGGAAAGATCTCCAGTGGATCTTATTCAACAAGTACGTGCCGTCGCTCATCCAGGATGGCCCACA GTGCGGTCTGGTGGCCTTGTGGATGGCAGCCGACCTGCGTCAGCCCGCGCGCCCGGTCGCTATGGAGATCATCGTCGAGACGGCGCTGAAAAGGGGGTACACCGCCCAGGGGGAAATGTTCTCAG CCCGGGACATGGCCCTGCTGGCGGGGGAGGTGTGTGGCTGTCGGGCCGACCTCCTGACCGGAGGGATGGGCGGGGCCAACGCCGCGGCCATCGTGGCTCACCTGCGCGCTGGGAAGCCGGTCCTCATCCC ATACGATGAGGACTTCAACCACGAGCCGTGCCAACGCGGTGGGCACAGAGCGCACTGGGCAGTGGCCTCCG gcGTCCTCCTGGGGGTCCACAGCGTGTGCAGAGACCACGCCCAGCCGGACCCCTCCCTGCCCTGGCTCCACCTGGCcggcggccccggggccccccacccccccacggAGGCCCCCCCCAGAGAGGTCTACATCCTGGCCAAGCAGGGCAAGAGCCTGCGCTACCAGCTGTGGCGTCTGGAGACGGTGGCGGAGAGCAACGGCCAGCTGAGGGAGATGGACCCCAAGAGGAGCGGGGACGGGGCGCGCTACGTGGTCCCCGAGGGCGGGGTGGGGGACGGGCTGGCAGGCCAGGTGGTGCTGCTCCACCCAGGGACCCTGGCGCCGTGA